In Myxocyprinus asiaticus isolate MX2 ecotype Aquarium Trade chromosome 3, UBuf_Myxa_2, whole genome shotgun sequence, the following proteins share a genomic window:
- the LOC127428495 gene encoding DNA excision repair protein ERCC-6-like yields the protein MLILNENLSNINAKMESDKMEEITGKLEGSLSMDTEKMDTYDRYRQEGKEAALRGELPRALELFQLAYQLQPSDKLKKRIQAIQELVQREEEDEEEFVNVNDSGLKLYKGLYDKLYEHQIEGVAFLYSLYRDGRKGGILADDMGLGKTIQVISFLSGMYDAELASHTLLVMPTSLIKNWVREFAKWTPGMRVKEFHGPSKAERNRNLERIQRKGGVVITTYQMLINNYEQLASFDRGEFRWDYVILDEAHKIKTSSTKTAKSAHAIPARNRVLLTGTPVQNNLREMWALFDFACQGSLLGTSKTFKTEYENPITRAREKDATPGEKALGLRISQNLMDIIKPYFLRRTKADVQHKKQRAYGEGNQNKENQENKCPNAGQGAEMPSLTRKNDLIVWTYLSSVQEDIYNQFISLDQIKELLLTTRSPLAELTLLKKLCDHPRLLSARAVTQLGLEQGSASPDDESTASQIDHISDETLIGESGKLQFLVSLMECLREEGHRTLIFSQSRKMLDIMERVLRNRGFRLLRVDGTVTQLAEREKRIMLFQTDRRYTIFLLTTQVGGVGITLTAANRVVIFDPSWNPATDAQAVDRAYRIGQTENVIIYRLITCGTVEEKIYRRQVFKDSLIRQTTGDKKNPFRYFSKQELRELFNLEDPRTSSTQQQLQAMHSQSRRSDTKLDQHIARLHSMEMFGISDHDLMFTKEAAADEDVPENAESHHYIQTRVQKAQELMQAESELHGQLMDSMAQNTEPAWLRLSGQRGLQTSAGRDCPAPPCTKDLPVMVDLTHNSFDEPELEEEEEQNSLSVEEVVGGGVLVDDASSQSGGKRDSTVVKTEISPAADRLAHSQHVITLDDSLNVADEQQNSVHTSSMLSHQFPKLGDLSVMSDHLDDEKAQTDSPHSNLLSSPSSPMATARESSKVEIELLQGNFNLQLEDSADMFSVEDEEVHEEGESVAEESAEFQLQMDISGEKLETASIHVSRPVSNQNNSGIRIHNNSGIRNHNNSEVSKHESLIRQHSALNTTADDSFVHSVRTKKKRQVISDSEEEEEDEESERPCLSSSPLAGGLSSLGSSTPKSSLIDSSRLRRSLNTSVASRRSLVMSVLDNDSDEESAELIDGTYESDQPSEASETHADESVMEEEEPSGETLNTEECKSDEEDELEEEKESVESRGDKEQEEWHSALTESTEDVELESSEMMDQCAPVLPVSSFSSDVTATKEDTYESLVLSGKHSLAEGRKQEALDFFLKAIDINTGDAEIQLLIIQLYRQLSLGN from the exons ATGTTGATTTTGAATGAAAATCTGTCAAATATAAACGCAAAAATGGAAAGTGATAAAATGGAAGAAATCACAGGGAAGTTAGAGGG gtctctgtctatggACACGGAAAAGATGGACACATacgacag ATACCGGCAGGAGGGGAAGGAGGCTGCCCTGCGCGGTGAGCTGCCTCGTGCTCTTGAGCTGTTCCAGCTGGCTTACCAGCTGCAGCCGAGTGACAAGCTAAAGAAACGGATCCAGGCCATACAGGAACTAGTTCAGAGagaggaggaagatgaggaaGAGTTTGTGAACGTGAATGATTCTGGGCTGAAGCTTTATAAGGGCCTCTATGACAAACTTTATGAGCATCAGATAGAGGGTGTGGCGTTCCTGTACAGTCTATACAGAGATGGAAGGAAAGGGGGAATCCTGGCGGACGACATGGGCCTTGGAAAGACTATCCAGGTCATCTCATTTTTGTCAGGGATGTACGATGCAGAGCTGGCCAGTCACACGCTGTTAGTAATGCCAACATCACTCATAAAGAACTGGGTGCGAGAGTTTGCCAAGTGGACCCCTGGCATGCGAGTGAAAGAGTTCCACGGCCCCAGCAAAGCTGAGCGGAACAGGAACTTGGAGCGAATCCAGCGCAAGGGTGGCGTCGTCATAACCACCTACCAGATGCTCATCAACAATTACGAGCAACTTGCGTCCTTTGACAGGGGTGAGTTCCGCTGGGACTACGTCATCCTGGACGAGgcccacaaaattaaaacttcaTCTACTAAAACGGCCAAAAGCGCTCACGCCATCCCAGCAAGAAACCGCGTGCTACTGACTGGCACTCCAGTTCAGAACAACTTACGTGAGATGTGGGCACTATTTGACTTTGCTTGTCAGGGGTCGCTGCTGGGAACCTCCAAAACATTCAAAACGGAGTATGAGAATCCAATCACACGTGCACGGGAGAAAGATGCCACACCCGGAGAGAAAGCTCTTGGATTGAGGATCTCTCAAAACCTGATGGACATCATCAAGCCTTATTTCCTGAGGCGGACAAAAGCAGATGTTCAGCACAAAAAGCAGAGAGCTTATGGAGAAGGCAATCAGAACAAGGAAAATCAAGAGAACAAATGTCCAAATGCTGGCCAAGGTGCTGAGATGCCTTCGCTGACGCGAAAGAATGACTTAATTGTGTGGACATACTTGAGCTCAGTGCAGGAAGACATTTATAACCAATTCATCTCGCTGGACCAAATTAAGGAGCTATTGCTTACTACAAGGTCCCCACTGGCAGAGCTCACGTTGCTCAAGAAGCTCTGTGACCATCCCAGACTCCTCTCTGCTCGAGCTGTGACTCAGCTAGGCCTCGAGCAGGGATCTGCCTCTCCGGATGATGAGTCCACAGCGAGTCAGATTGATCATATTTCAGATGAGACTTTGATCGGTGAGTCGGGGAAGCTGCAGTTTCTTGTGTCTCTGATGGAATGTCTCCGTGAGGAGGGGCATCGTACCCTGATCTTCTCCCAGTCGAGGAAGATGCTGGACATCATGGAGCGTGTCCTGCGGAACAGAGGCTTTCGTCTGCTGCGTGTGGACGGTACAGTGACGCAACTGGCGGAAAGGGAGAAGCGTATTATGctgtttcagacagacagacgctACACTATCTTCCTCCTCACCACTCAGGTGGGTGGCGTCGGCATCACACTAACTGCTGCTAACCGTGTTGTGATCTTTGACCCGAGCtggaaccctgcaacagatgctCAGGCTGTGGACCGTGCCTACCGCATTGGCCAAACCGAAAATGTCATCATCTATCGACTCATCACCTGTGGTACCGTGGAGGAGAAGATCTACCGCAGACAG GTGTTTAAAGATTCTCTTATACGGCAGACAACCGGTGACAAGAAAAACCCCTTCCGTTACTTCAGCAAGCAGGAGCTGCGAGAACTGTTTAACCTCGAGGATCCACGCACATCCTCCACTCAGCAGCAACTACAGGCCATGCATTCGCAAAGTCGCCGCTCTGATACGAAACTGGACCAGCACATCGCTCGCCTTCACAGTATGGAGATGTTTGGCATCTCCGATCATGACCTAATGTTCACTAAAGAGGCAGCTGCTGATGAAGACGTCCCTGAGAATGCAGAATCGCATCATTACATACAGACTCGAGTCCAGAAAGCACAAGAGCTTATGCAGGCAGAATCAGAACTACATGGCCAGCTGATGGACAGCATGGCCCAGAACACTGAACCGGCTTGGCTCAGGCTGTCAGGGCAGCGTGGACTGCAGACATCTGCCGGTAGAGACTGCCCAGCCCCTCCTTGTACCAAAGACTTGCCAGTTATGGTGGATCTGACTCATAACAGTTTTGATGAGCCAGAactggaggaggaagaggagcagaACTCACTGTCTGTCGAGGAAGTTGTAGGTGGAGGTGTGCTTGTGGATGACGCATCATCTCAGTCAGGTGGAAAAAGGGATTCCACTGTTGTGAAGACTGAGATTAGCCCTGCTGCTGACAGATTGGCTCATAGTCAGCATGTAATCACGCTGGATGACAGTTTAAATGTGGCGGATGAGCAACAAAACTCTGTACACACCTCATCAATGCTCTCACACCAGTTCCCCAAGCTGGGAGACCTTTCTGTAATGTCTGATCATCTTGATGACGAAAAAGCTCAGACTGACAGTCCCCATTCAAATCTGCTCTCATCGCCCTCATCTCCAATGGCCACTGCAAGGGAGTCGTCTAAGGTGGAGATAGAGTTGCTTCAAGGAAACTTCAATTTGCAGCTTGAGGACAGTGCAGATATGTTCTCCGTTGAGGATGAGGAAGTTCATGAAGAAGGGGAGTCAGTAGCAGAGGAAAGTGCAGAGTTTCAGCTTCAGATGGATATCAGTGGAGAGAAACTGGAAACAGCCAGTATCCATGTCAGCAGACCAGTCAGTAACCAAAACAACAGTGGAATCAGAATCCATAACAACAGTGGAATCAGAAACCATAACAACAGTGAGGTCAGTAAGCATGAATCTCTTATAAGACAGCATTCTGCTTTGAACACAACTGCAGATGACTCCTTTGTGCATTCTGTTCGGACAAAGAAAAAGAGGCAGGTCATCTCTGACAgtgaagaagaagaggaggacGAAGAGTCAGAGAGGCCATGTTTAAGTAGCAGCCCATTGGCTGGTGGCCTTAGCAGCCTGGGCTCCTCCACACCAAAATCCTCTCTGATTGACAGTTCTCGACTCAGGCGCAGCCTGAATACCTCAGTGGCATCAAGAAGGTCTCTTGTGATGTCTGTGCTCGACAATGATTCTGACGAGGAGTCAGCAGAGCTTATTGATGGAACCTACGAATCAGATCAGCCATCTGAAGCCAGTGAAACTCATGCAGATGAATCTGTGATGGAAGAGGAAGAGCCAAGTGGAGAGACTCTAAACACAGAGGAGTGTAAAAGTGATGAGGAGGATGAGCTTGAAGAGGAAAAAGAAAGTGTAGAGTCAAGAGGAGACAAGGAGCAAGAAGAATGGCACAGTGCCTTAACCGAATCCACTGAAGATGTTGAACTAGAGTCTAGTGAAATGATGGACCAGTGTGCCCCAGTTCTTCCAGTTAGTTCCTTTAGCAGTGATGTGACAGCCACAAAAGAGGACACATACGAGTCACTGGTTCTTTCTGGTAAACATAGTTTGGCAGAAGGTAGGAAGCAGGAAGCTCTGGATTTCTTTCTGAAGGCGATTGACATAAATACCGGTGACGCTGAGATCCAACTCCTGATTATTCAGTTGTACAGACAACTTAGCCTGGGAAATTAA